A window from Malania oleifera isolate guangnan ecotype guangnan chromosome 7, ASM2987363v1, whole genome shotgun sequence encodes these proteins:
- the LOC131160107 gene encoding transcription factor AS1, which produces MKERQRWRAEEDAILRAYVKQYGPREWHLVSQRMNTPLDRDAKSCLERWKNYLKPGIKKGSLTEEEQHLVIHLQAKHGNKWKKIAAEVPGRTAKRLGKWWEVFKEKQQRERKENNKAAADPIEEGKYDQILETFAEKLVKERPAPPFLMAASNGGFLHTDPPAPPQNLLPPWLSNTNGTSAVRPPSPSVTLSLSPSTVAASPTIPWLQPERGPDNTLVLGSLQPSGALSTCGENLLVSELTECCRELDEGHRAWAAHKKEASWRLRRVELQLESEKANRRREKMEEIESKVKTLREEQKATLDRIEAEYREQLAGLRRDAEAKEQKLAEQWAAKHMRLTKFLEQMGCRSRLPESNGR; this is translated from the coding sequence ATGAAGGAGAGGCAACGTTGGAGAGCTGAAGAGGATGCTATCTTACGAGCATATGTCAAACAATATGGCCCAAGAGAGTGGCACCTTGTGTCTCAGcgcatgaacacaccacttgacAGGGACGCCAAATCCTGTTTGGAGAGGTGGAAGAACTACCTCAAGCCTGGCATCAAGAAGGGATCCCTCACTGAAGAAGAGCAGCATCTTGTCATCCACCTTCAGGCCAAACACGGAAACAAGTGGAAGAAAATTGCAGCTGAAGTCCCAGGCCGTACAGCTAAGAGACTAGGGAAGTGGTGGGAAGTGTTTAAAGAGAAGCAGCAGAGAGAACGAAAGGAGAACAATAAGGCGGCAGCAGACCCGATTGAGGAAGGCAAGTACGATCAGATTCTGGAGACTTTTGCAGAGAAGCTAGTGAAAGAGCGTCCTGCCCCGCCGTTTCTCATGGCTGCATCCAATGGGGGCTTTCTTCACACCGACCCACCTGCTCCACCTCAAAATTTGCTTCCTCCATGGCTTTCTAATACGAATGGCACATCCGCTGTCAGGCCACCCTCCCCTTCAGTAACCTTGAGTCTCTCGCCCTCCACGGTTGCAGCATCTCCTACGATTCCATGGCTGCAGCCGGAGAGGGGACCTGATAATACTCTTGTTTTGGGCAGTTTGCAACCTTCTGGAGCACTGTCCACATGTGGGGAGAACCTGCTGGTTTCTGAGCTTACTGAATGCTGCAGAGAGTTGGATGAAGGGCACCGAGCTTGGGCAGCACATAAAAAGGAAGCATCCTGGAGGTTAAGAAGGGTGGAGCTGCAACTGGAATCAGAGAAGGCGAACCGGAGGAGGGAGAAAATGGAAGAGATAGAGTCAAAGGTGAAGACTCTCAGGGAAGAACAGAAGGCTACTTTGGATAGGATTGAGGCTGAATACAGGGAACAATTGGCAGGACTGAGGAGGGATGCAGAAGCCAAGGAGCAGAAATTGGCTGAACAGTGGGCTGCAAAGCACATGCGCCTTACCAAATTTCTTGAGCAGATGGGCTGTAGATCCAGGCTTCCTGAGTCTAATGGCCGGTGA